From the Caballeronia sp. NK8 genome, one window contains:
- a CDS encoding IclR family transcriptional regulator, whose protein sequence is MQNDRSLGRERAREKDGEEVTALARGLDVLRRIAAADAPVSNRELTDWTGIPKPTISRITATLVGAGLLLRLPDSERFVLTASVLELSNGFLRNFDIRARARPFLIRLAERTGLSVHLAVRDRLEMVVIDAIRPRSAVLVSRLEVGGRMDLSRTAVGRAYLAVLSEADRRALIGSLQTASGDDWPAIAGGLQRGIDDALQLGFAISLGEWHHGLNAVAAGFVGPSEERYSVNCGGASHQCSREVLVDEVAPSLLECVEQITREIGGTHATNAARAAG, encoded by the coding sequence ATGCAAAATGATCGGTCGCTGGGCCGGGAACGCGCCCGGGAAAAAGACGGCGAGGAAGTCACCGCGCTCGCCCGCGGACTCGACGTGCTGCGCAGGATCGCCGCCGCGGACGCGCCTGTCAGCAATCGCGAGCTGACCGACTGGACCGGCATTCCCAAGCCCACGATTTCACGCATTACCGCGACGCTCGTCGGCGCGGGACTGCTGCTTCGCCTGCCCGATAGTGAACGCTTCGTGCTGACTGCGTCCGTGCTCGAACTGAGCAACGGATTCTTACGCAATTTCGATATCCGTGCTCGGGCGCGTCCGTTCCTCATCCGGCTCGCCGAGCGCACCGGTTTGTCGGTGCACCTCGCCGTGCGCGATCGTCTTGAGATGGTTGTAATCGATGCCATTCGGCCGCGATCTGCGGTGCTCGTGTCGCGGCTCGAAGTCGGCGGTCGGATGGATCTGAGCCGCACCGCGGTCGGCCGCGCGTATCTCGCGGTGCTGTCGGAGGCGGACCGGCGCGCGCTCATCGGCAGCCTGCAGACGGCTTCGGGCGACGACTGGCCGGCAATCGCCGGCGGTTTGCAGCGCGGCATCGACGACGCCTTGCAACTCGGCTTCGCGATCTCGCTCGGCGAATGGCATCACGGGCTGAACGCCGTCGCGGCCGGCTTTGTCGGGCCGTCCGAAGAGCGTTACTCGGTCAACTGCGGCGGCGCTTCGCATCAGTGCTCGCGCGAAGTCCTCGTCGACGAGGTCGCGCCTTCGCTGCTCGAATGCGTCGAGCAGATTACGCGCGAGATCGGCGGCACGCACGCGACGAACGCCGCGCGCGCCGCCGGTTAG
- a CDS encoding mechanosensitive ion channel family protein yields the protein MKSRNLAHDRAWASVAISWMAALVRQRARRASGAFSLVAFVAAIVLAAPAAQAAGPALTLPSFQELITPAAPASAPDAASAPAMSDAEMVRSLDNIIGTLDSDKQRAALVSQLKHLRDAKRAADDALPAAGATAASATPDATASGTPAAGAAAPSGATASSVVATIAQNAGLLGAIASALTNIEADVKRGKTPIAYWSGRFNAAGNELFTIVTSQSRESFGHTLFNYFATLAGWGACAFVLVYLQRRMQTRYGIDTGLHSNPTTRELLLFTMRRVAPYLFAFLAALTFTHYMPLSLGRTLAMVTAYAMVAGAVFSAICLIMFSLFGSAHRRVAVNLLIIRARRLLFLIGTLGALGDAAANYDVAQQLGTNLSALISTCANMGAAGLTAYFALAFQRPVAHLIRSRTYEQRNTRKAATETFEVVASLWQLPLLLLASASVVATLMGIGTSENVLQMAIATAGLLVVAFFLSAIVVRITRPKSRKPRRQSAYVRRLVKFVGTMIVVGVWLVFLELSSRFWGFSLARMAEESVAARGITHAVAMILLTFFVVWLIWILIDTGIQEALRPDAARRGGRGPSMRARTMLPLVRNVVFVFLLTAAAIVTAANLGLNVTPLLAGAGVIGLAVGFGAQSLVADLITGLFIIIEDTISVGDSIEVEGGHAGIVESLTIRTVRLRDGQGAIHAIPFSQIKTVKNLSRDFAYAVFEVRVPFTADVDEVTQMIREVGAELMADLRYRLEMLGPVEVWGLDRFDPNWMVVKGQIKTRPLQQWSVARAFNLRIKRKMDEAGMEIPVPQMHVQMTRDAMLGADAAEGRERARRIWTGEAPPGAQEDEAAVGPALSRDVSHEPQPAPPPTDQSVPIPPQIPTASEPGKG from the coding sequence ATGAAGTCACGCAACCTCGCGCATGACCGCGCGTGGGCGTCTGTCGCGATATCCTGGATGGCGGCGCTCGTGCGCCAGCGCGCGCGCCGCGCTTCCGGCGCGTTCTCACTCGTCGCATTCGTCGCGGCTATCGTGCTCGCGGCGCCTGCCGCCCAGGCGGCGGGTCCCGCACTCACGCTGCCGTCCTTTCAGGAACTGATCACGCCGGCCGCGCCCGCATCCGCGCCGGACGCTGCGTCCGCGCCGGCGATGTCCGATGCGGAGATGGTGCGCTCGCTCGACAACATCATCGGCACGCTCGACAGCGACAAGCAGCGCGCCGCGCTCGTCTCGCAACTGAAACACCTGCGCGATGCCAAGCGCGCCGCCGATGACGCGCTTCCGGCAGCGGGCGCGACAGCCGCTTCCGCAACGCCGGACGCCACGGCAAGCGGCACGCCCGCAGCGGGTGCAGCGGCGCCGTCCGGCGCGACGGCATCGTCGGTCGTGGCGACGATCGCGCAGAACGCCGGCCTGCTCGGCGCGATCGCATCGGCGCTCACCAATATCGAAGCCGACGTGAAGCGCGGCAAGACGCCGATCGCCTATTGGAGCGGGCGTTTCAACGCCGCCGGCAACGAACTTTTCACGATCGTCACGAGCCAGAGCCGCGAGTCGTTCGGCCACACGCTCTTCAACTATTTCGCGACGCTCGCGGGTTGGGGCGCGTGCGCGTTCGTGCTGGTGTATCTGCAGCGGCGCATGCAGACGCGTTACGGCATCGACACCGGCCTGCATTCGAATCCGACGACGCGCGAGCTGCTGCTCTTCACGATGCGCCGCGTCGCGCCGTACCTCTTCGCGTTTCTCGCGGCGCTGACCTTCACGCACTACATGCCGCTGTCGCTCGGACGCACGCTCGCGATGGTCACCGCCTATGCGATGGTCGCGGGCGCGGTGTTTTCCGCGATCTGCCTCATCATGTTCTCGCTGTTCGGCTCGGCGCATCGGCGCGTCGCGGTGAACCTGCTGATCATCCGTGCGCGGCGGCTGCTGTTTCTGATCGGCACGCTCGGCGCGCTCGGCGACGCGGCCGCCAACTACGACGTCGCGCAGCAGCTCGGCACCAATCTGTCCGCGCTCATTTCGACGTGCGCGAACATGGGCGCGGCGGGCCTCACCGCGTATTTCGCGCTCGCGTTCCAGCGGCCCGTCGCGCATCTGATCAGAAGCCGCACCTACGAGCAGCGCAATACGCGCAAGGCGGCGACCGAAACCTTCGAGGTGGTCGCGTCGCTGTGGCAGTTGCCGCTGCTGTTGCTCGCGTCGGCGTCGGTGGTGGCGACGCTGATGGGCATCGGCACATCCGAGAACGTGCTGCAGATGGCGATCGCGACCGCGGGCCTGCTCGTCGTTGCGTTCTTTCTCTCCGCGATCGTCGTGCGGATCACGCGCCCGAAGTCGCGCAAGCCGCGCCGGCAATCGGCGTATGTGCGCAGACTCGTCAAGTTCGTCGGGACGATGATCGTGGTCGGCGTCTGGCTCGTGTTTCTCGAACTGTCGTCGCGTTTCTGGGGCTTCTCGCTCGCGCGCATGGCGGAGGAGAGCGTCGCGGCGCGCGGCATCACGCACGCGGTCGCGATGATCCTGCTGACGTTCTTCGTCGTGTGGCTGATCTGGATTCTGATCGATACGGGCATTCAGGAAGCGCTGCGGCCGGACGCGGCGCGGCGCGGCGGGCGCGGCCCGAGCATGCGCGCCCGCACGATGCTGCCGCTCGTGCGCAATGTCGTGTTCGTGTTCCTGCTGACAGCCGCGGCGATCGTCACCGCCGCGAATCTTGGTCTGAACGTGACGCCGCTGCTCGCGGGCGCGGGCGTGATCGGTCTTGCGGTCGGCTTCGGCGCGCAGTCGCTCGTCGCGGATCTGATCACGGGGCTTTTCATCATCATCGAGGACACGATCTCGGTCGGCGATTCGATCGAGGTCGAGGGCGGCCACGCGGGCATCGTCGAAAGCCTGACGATTCGCACCGTGCGCCTGCGCGACGGCCAGGGCGCGATCCACGCGATTCCGTTCTCGCAGATCAAGACGGTGAAAAACCTGTCGCGCGACTTCGCGTATGCGGTGTTCGAGGTGCGCGTGCCGTTCACGGCGGACGTCGACGAAGTCACGCAGATGATCCGCGAAGTCGGCGCCGAACTGATGGCCGATCTGCGCTATCGGCTCGAAATGCTCGGGCCGGTGGAAGTGTGGGGGCTGGACCGTTTCGATCCGAACTGGATGGTCGTGAAAGGGCAGATCAAGACGCGGCCACTGCAGCAATGGAGCGTCGCGCGGGCGTTCAACCTGCGCATCAAGCGCAAGATGGACGAAGCCGGCATGGAGATTCCCGTGCCGCAGATGCATGTGCAGATGACGCGCGATGCGATGCTCGGCGCCGATGCCGCCGAAGGCCGCGAGCGCGCGCGCCGCATCTGGACGGGCGAGGCGCCGCCGGGCGCGCAGGAGGACGAAGCGGCGGTCGGCCCGGCGCTCTCGCGCGATGTGTCGCACGAGCCGCAGCCGGCGCCCCCGCCGACCGATCAATCCGTGCCGATTCCGCCGCAGATTCCGACCGCCTCGGAACCGGGGAAGGGCTGA
- a CDS encoding cysteine dioxygenase family protein, which produces MRLEHVSGPARPFSPAHPASDSPAHQSPALEQLCREIDAAFAAETGPRASFGERVRLALQRAVADPGLLRPDQRVSNPQGYRRHLLAADPLNRYAIAALVWEPGQASPVHGHRTWCGYAVIEGGLEETLYRWDAAGNRAVQTRRHARPPGAVSYVDAGRGAIHQLGNPADTAARAVSLHIYGVAGEQIATHVNDLLAA; this is translated from the coding sequence ATGCGACTCGAACATGTCAGCGGCCCGGCGCGGCCCTTCTCCCCGGCTCATCCGGCTTCGGATTCCCCCGCCCATCAAAGCCCGGCGCTCGAACAACTGTGCCGCGAGATCGACGCGGCGTTCGCCGCCGAAACCGGGCCGCGCGCATCGTTCGGCGAGCGCGTGCGCCTTGCGCTGCAACGCGCGGTCGCCGATCCGGGCCTGCTGCGCCCCGATCAGCGCGTGAGCAATCCGCAGGGTTATCGCCGTCATCTGCTCGCCGCCGATCCGCTCAACCGCTACGCGATCGCCGCGCTCGTCTGGGAGCCGGGACAGGCGAGCCCGGTGCATGGTCATCGGACCTGGTGTGGCTATGCGGTGATCGAAGGCGGCCTCGAAGAAACGCTGTATCGATGGGATGCCGCCGGCAATCGCGCGGTGCAGACGCGGCGTCACGCGCGCCCGCCAGGCGCGGTTTCTTACGTGGATGCGGGGCGCGGCGCGATCCATCAGCTCGGCAATCCCGCCGATACCGCCGCGCGCGCCGTGTCGCTGCATATCTACGGCGTCGCGGGCGAGCAGATCGCCACGCACGTCAACGATCTGCTGGCGGCCTGA
- a CDS encoding Lrp/AsnC family transcriptional regulator, translating into MGMDLIDRKLLELLQNDVTMPIAELAQRVNLSQTPCWKRVQRLKETGVIRAQVALCDPKKLGVGTTVFVAVRTNQHTQTWAEDFTRAVRDIPEVVEVYRMSGETDYLLRVVVSDIDDYDRVYKLLIRAVPLYDVSSSFAMEQIKYSTALPVRPTLES; encoded by the coding sequence ATGGGAATGGACCTCATCGACCGCAAGTTGCTCGAATTGCTGCAGAACGATGTGACGATGCCCATCGCGGAGCTCGCGCAGCGGGTGAATCTGTCGCAGACGCCTTGCTGGAAGCGGGTGCAGCGCCTGAAGGAAACGGGCGTGATCCGCGCGCAGGTGGCGCTGTGCGATCCGAAGAAGCTCGGCGTCGGCACGACCGTTTTCGTCGCGGTGCGGACGAACCAGCACACGCAGACGTGGGCTGAAGATTTCACGCGCGCGGTGCGCGATATTCCGGAAGTGGTCGAGGTGTATCGGATGAGCGGCGAAACCGATTATCTGTTGCGCGTGGTGGTGTCCGATATCGACGACTACGATCGCGTGTACAAGCTGCTCATTCGCGCGGTGCCGCTTTATGACGTGAGTTCGAGCTTTGCGATGGAGCAGATCAAGTATTCGACGGCGTTGCCGGTCAGGCCGACGCTGGAGAGTTGA
- a CDS encoding FUSC family membrane protein → MRYSFEIRKFIYSQYFFGGLRIALGVSLPAVLMLIVFHNRELGFTIATGALGACVVDMPGPLRHKHNEMLACTLIGFCAALATGIATAHPLTLWLTIVPLTFVLSLIVVYGNRWPQISFATLFMMVVTLEEHFTPMQALINASWILLGGLWYTYWATLVSRLLVYRIEQQALAESIFSCAEYLLARADFYDGDADLDECYRRLIEKQIAAVERQEAARDIVLRNLPKVKSGKLDARRARLFNLFINVVDLHEFFVGAHTDYPLVRKTFAGSDVLIFYRDLMRKASADLEEIGLAVLQNNAAGRQISMKAELRAIEYELELMRKHGLPEKNPEAYTAAAAVFRRLWSATRLIDKMRRRTRDDASAIETEVQIDHALSRFISSRRVPFMQIFSNLTMASPSFRHALRVTIAVGIGFWLGRLLPLTNAYWIVMTTVIILKPGYSLTKQRNTQRIIGTAIGCAVTIALILFVKEPHILLVVMFASMVMSYSLLLFNYTASVVFTSSYVLLMFHLLAPGSLRLIGERAIDTVVGCAIAIAASHLFPYWEYRLMGKLVKDLLAATRSYLEASWWWRAKPASPAEKARAAASSTMETPVERAVFADANAVAVAASAVAEAAAQTVAVNAEAVSEPALVTDPAMKAASATAQRLSSVSIGESTAATASKGASAAATVAATALDRDFRYRLARKNVHIAFANLAQAFQRMMLEPKPQQRYVAELNDLLVQSHVLASQITAAAPLLQSLNEAGGQPFEPVQRTFGVVRDNLAGAEGELPAAPKPDAPPAQADALKELRRDLDKMVVDAERAQSLPADALHDLKLLAHQCKQMLTASSLIGKDAAQIRLPV, encoded by the coding sequence ATGCGCTATTCGTTCGAAATCAGGAAGTTCATTTACAGCCAGTATTTCTTCGGCGGCTTGCGCATCGCTTTGGGCGTGTCGCTGCCCGCCGTCCTGATGCTCATCGTTTTTCACAATCGCGAACTTGGTTTCACGATCGCAACCGGCGCGCTCGGCGCGTGCGTCGTCGACATGCCCGGGCCGCTGCGCCACAAGCACAACGAGATGCTCGCGTGCACGCTGATCGGCTTCTGCGCGGCGCTCGCCACAGGCATCGCGACGGCGCATCCGCTGACGCTCTGGCTGACCATCGTGCCGCTCACCTTCGTGCTGTCGCTGATCGTCGTGTATGGCAACCGCTGGCCGCAGATCAGCTTCGCGACGCTCTTCATGATGGTCGTCACGCTCGAAGAGCATTTCACGCCGATGCAGGCGCTCATCAACGCTTCGTGGATTCTCCTGGGCGGCCTCTGGTACACCTACTGGGCGACGCTCGTCTCCCGCCTGCTCGTGTATCGCATCGAACAGCAGGCGCTCGCCGAGAGCATCTTCAGTTGCGCCGAGTATCTGCTCGCGCGTGCCGATTTCTACGACGGCGACGCCGATCTCGACGAGTGTTATCGCAGGCTCATCGAAAAGCAGATCGCAGCCGTCGAACGGCAGGAGGCGGCGCGCGACATCGTGTTGCGCAATCTGCCGAAGGTGAAAAGCGGCAAGCTCGATGCGCGGCGCGCGCGGCTCTTCAATCTTTTCATCAACGTGGTGGATCTGCACGAGTTCTTCGTCGGCGCGCACACGGATTATCCGCTAGTGAGAAAGACCTTCGCGGGCTCGGACGTGCTCATCTTCTATCGCGACCTGATGAGGAAGGCGAGCGCGGATCTGGAAGAGATCGGCCTCGCGGTGTTGCAGAACAATGCGGCGGGCAGGCAGATCAGCATGAAGGCCGAGTTGCGCGCGATCGAGTACGAACTGGAGCTGATGCGCAAGCACGGCTTGCCCGAGAAGAATCCCGAAGCGTACACGGCGGCGGCGGCCGTGTTCAGGCGTCTGTGGAGTGCGACGCGCCTCATCGACAAGATGCGCCGCCGCACGCGCGACGACGCGAGCGCGATCGAAACCGAAGTGCAGATCGATCACGCGCTGTCGCGCTTCATTTCGAGCCGGCGCGTGCCGTTCATGCAGATTTTCTCGAACCTCACGATGGCCTCGCCGAGCTTCCGGCACGCGCTGCGCGTGACGATCGCGGTGGGCATCGGCTTCTGGCTCGGACGTCTGTTGCCGCTCACGAACGCGTACTGGATCGTGATGACGACCGTCATCATCCTGAAGCCCGGCTATTCGCTCACCAAGCAGCGCAACACGCAGCGGATCATCGGCACGGCGATCGGCTGCGCGGTGACCATCGCGCTGATTCTCTTCGTGAAGGAGCCGCATATCCTGCTCGTCGTGATGTTCGCGTCGATGGTGATGAGCTATAGCCTGCTGCTCTTCAACTACACGGCGAGCGTCGTGTTCACATCGTCGTATGTGTTGCTGATGTTCCATCTGCTCGCGCCAGGCAGCTTGCGGCTGATCGGCGAGCGCGCGATCGATACGGTCGTCGGCTGCGCGATCGCCATCGCGGCGAGCCATCTCTTTCCGTACTGGGAATATCGCCTGATGGGCAAGCTCGTGAAGGATCTGCTCGCCGCGACGCGCAGCTATCTGGAAGCGAGCTGGTGGTGGCGGGCGAAGCCGGCGTCGCCCGCGGAGAAGGCCCGCGCGGCTGCTTCATCGACGATGGAAACGCCGGTCGAGCGCGCTGTATTCGCCGATGCGAACGCGGTGGCGGTGGCGGCGTCGGCGGTTGCGGAAGCGGCGGCCCAAACCGTCGCGGTCAACGCCGAAGCCGTCAGCGAACCCGCGCTGGTCACCGACCCGGCGATGAAGGCCGCGAGCGCGACGGCGCAGCGTCTGTCGTCGGTGAGCATCGGCGAAAGCACGGCGGCGACGGCGAGCAAGGGCGCATCCGCCGCAGCCACGGTCGCCGCTACCGCGCTCGACCGCGACTTCCGCTATCGGCTTGCGCGCAAGAATGTGCATATCGCGTTCGCCAATCTGGCGCAGGCGTTCCAGCGCATGATGCTGGAGCCGAAGCCGCAGCAAAGATACGTCGCCGAATTGAACGATCTGCTCGTACAAAGCCATGTGCTGGCTTCGCAGATCACCGCCGCCGCGCCGCTGCTGCAGTCGCTCAACGAAGCGGGCGGCCAGCCGTTCGAGCCGGTGCAGCGCACCTTCGGCGTCGTGCGCGACAACCTCGCGGGCGCCGAGGGCGAACTGCCCGCCGCGCCCAAGCCCGATGCGCCGCCCGCGCAAGCGGATGCGCTCAAGGAACTTCGGCGCGATCTCGACAAGATGGTCGTCGATGCCGAGCGCGCGCAATCCTTGCCCGCCGATGCGCTTCACGACCTGAAACTGCTCGCGCATCAATGCAAGCAGATGCTGACGGCCTCGTCGCTCATCGGCAAGGATGCCGCGCAGATTCGTCTTCCGGTGTGA
- the recC gene encoding exodeoxyribonuclease V subunit gamma has translation MLELFYSNRHETLAAALFEDLDAFAMRESDPFAREAVIVPSAAVRRRLELDMAERFGICANVDFCYLAQWLWAQIGRVLPVPAHSPFAPDRLAWRCYRLFEDPSFGDSARLSTYLSAADDSMRYELARRIATVFDHYLTYRPEWLTHWQAGGSILAGSGTEIDARGPRLAGANDIQREDERWQAALWRALLADLARDTDADGEAKDPTPPAYRFLADAPELDLDAVMRAQWPRRISVFALPTMPPLHIALLRELSRWIDVRVYAQNPCREFWFDIVSEARVEQLELKGEADFQEVGHPLLAEWGRQTQAQLHMLHELTERAASSERQLFEDNAAPTWLARVQNGILALDDENAGPEPEDIVETGIEVHVCHSLSRQLEVLHDRLLDWFDTIEGLEPSDVLVAFPDLAVAGPLIDGIFGTAPAGASNERRRIPYRITGLPPSQANPVARALIDWLALTERSVGAPELVEWLRVDAIAARYGIDAIALETAQAWLAAAGARRGLRPDDVTADDVPAARHTFSDALTRLYLGYALPGGGAPVAEWLPIEGANGSDAELLGRLTRFVDDIDAFAERIATPRTARAWGDLLRDALERFFDAGVAFTDSVGDVRRAIDALIVAMDEGAGATEVSAAVIRTALTDTLDDPARGGVPWGGVTFSSLTSLRGLPYRVVCLLGMDDGMLPSLTRADEFDLMARFGKLGDRQRRDDERNLFLDLVLAARDRLMIAYTGRSIRDNAVLPPAALIDELLDYLARSVAGKHASPDELGQARAGFVFEHPLQPYAPDYFHQDGRLFTYEPERAELAHALESGKTQPVARFFSTPLPQEEDVQTVAFDDFVRFWRHPARALLRDRLGIALVDAEAELDANEPFELGFAGRDALAARVLPALLEAAEDGDRAARERARRVARASPEMPGGATGGVWQARELHALGLLAERVRASTAAGVERLPFSLDLAPRWPDTAGVALFGAYDDALVDVRPMTLVGTLNALTPQGQVIYRYDAPRARDYLSAWLAHLAYCAALPEGPRRTIWHGRGAQSADFELTPVADPLAHLAALAALYRAGRRMPLRFFPKSAWLKVKEGDSKAQAAWESERTRAESDDPVFRIAFRGTDLALDDTFAAFARIVYDPLVQHLRSGA, from the coding sequence ATGCTCGAACTCTTCTACTCGAACCGTCACGAGACGCTCGCCGCCGCGCTCTTCGAAGACCTCGACGCCTTCGCGATGCGCGAGAGCGATCCCTTCGCGCGCGAAGCCGTCATCGTGCCGAGCGCCGCCGTGCGCCGGCGGCTCGAACTCGACATGGCCGAGCGCTTCGGCATCTGCGCGAATGTTGATTTTTGTTATCTCGCGCAATGGCTATGGGCGCAGATCGGGCGCGTGCTGCCCGTGCCCGCGCATTCGCCGTTCGCGCCGGACCGGCTCGCGTGGCGCTGCTACCGGCTGTTCGAAGATCCGTCGTTCGGCGATTCGGCGCGGCTGTCCACGTATCTGAGCGCCGCCGACGATTCGATGCGCTACGAACTCGCGCGGCGCATCGCGACGGTCTTCGACCACTATCTGACGTATCGCCCCGAATGGCTCACGCACTGGCAGGCGGGCGGCTCGATTCTGGCGGGCAGCGGCACGGAGATCGATGCGCGCGGCCCGCGTCTGGCCGGCGCGAACGATATCCAGCGCGAGGACGAACGCTGGCAGGCCGCGCTCTGGCGCGCCTTGCTCGCGGACCTCGCGCGCGACACAGACGCCGACGGCGAAGCGAAAGACCCGACGCCGCCCGCCTACCGCTTTCTCGCCGATGCCCCCGAACTCGATCTCGACGCCGTCATGCGCGCGCAATGGCCGCGCCGCATCAGCGTGTTCGCGCTGCCGACGATGCCGCCGCTGCATATCGCGCTGTTGCGCGAGTTGTCGCGCTGGATCGACGTGCGTGTCTATGCGCAGAATCCTTGCCGCGAGTTCTGGTTCGACATCGTGAGCGAGGCGCGCGTCGAGCAACTGGAACTGAAGGGTGAAGCGGACTTTCAGGAAGTCGGTCATCCGCTGCTCGCGGAGTGGGGACGGCAGACGCAGGCGCAACTGCACATGCTGCACGAACTGACCGAGCGCGCGGCGTCGAGCGAGCGGCAGCTTTTCGAAGACAACGCCGCGCCCACGTGGCTCGCGCGCGTGCAGAACGGCATCCTCGCGCTCGACGACGAGAACGCCGGACCGGAGCCTGAGGACATCGTCGAGACCGGCATCGAAGTGCACGTGTGTCACAGCCTGTCGCGCCAGCTCGAAGTGCTGCACGACCGCCTGCTCGACTGGTTCGACACCATCGAAGGTCTCGAGCCTTCGGACGTGCTGGTCGCGTTTCCGGATCTCGCGGTGGCGGGACCGCTCATCGACGGCATTTTCGGCACCGCGCCGGCGGGCGCGAGCAACGAGCGGCGGCGCATTCCTTATCGCATCACGGGTTTGCCGCCGTCGCAGGCGAATCCCGTCGCGCGTGCGCTCATCGACTGGCTCGCGCTCACCGAACGCAGCGTCGGCGCGCCCGAACTCGTGGAATGGCTGCGCGTGGACGCGATCGCGGCGCGCTACGGCATCGACGCCATCGCGCTCGAAACCGCGCAGGCGTGGCTCGCGGCCGCGGGCGCGCGGCGCGGCTTGCGCCCGGACGACGTCACGGCCGACGACGTGCCCGCCGCGCGTCACACGTTCTCCGATGCGCTGACACGTCTCTATCTCGGGTACGCGCTGCCGGGCGGCGGCGCACCGGTGGCCGAATGGCTGCCGATCGAAGGCGCGAACGGCTCGGACGCCGAACTGCTCGGCCGCCTCACGCGCTTCGTCGACGACATCGACGCGTTCGCCGAACGCATCGCGACGCCGCGCACGGCTCGCGCCTGGGGCGATCTGCTGCGCGATGCGCTCGAACGTTTCTTCGACGCGGGCGTCGCCTTCACCGATTCGGTCGGTGACGTGCGCCGCGCGATCGATGCGCTCATCGTCGCGATGGACGAAGGCGCGGGCGCAACCGAGGTTTCCGCCGCCGTGATCCGCACGGCGCTCACCGATACGCTCGACGATCCCGCGCGCGGCGGCGTGCCGTGGGGGGGCGTCACGTTCTCGTCGCTGACGAGCCTGCGCGGGTTGCCGTATCGCGTGGTCTGCCTGCTCGGCATGGACGACGGCATGTTGCCGAGCCTCACGCGCGCCGACGAGTTCGACCTGATGGCGCGCTTCGGCAAGCTTGGCGACCGCCAGCGCCGCGACGACGAGCGCAACCTGTTTCTCGATCTCGTGCTCGCGGCGCGCGACCGGCTGATGATCGCGTACACGGGGCGCAGCATCCGCGACAACGCCGTGCTGCCGCCCGCCGCGTTGATCGACGAACTGCTCGACTATCTGGCGCGCTCCGTCGCCGGCAAGCATGCGAGTCCGGATGAACTCGGGCAAGCGCGCGCGGGCTTCGTCTTCGAGCATCCGTTGCAGCCTTATGCGCCCGATTATTTCCATCAGGATGGCCGGCTCTTCACCTACGAACCCGAGCGTGCCGAACTTGCCCACGCGCTGGAGTCGGGCAAGACGCAGCCTGTCGCGCGATTTTTCTCCACGCCCTTGCCGCAGGAAGAGGACGTGCAGACCGTCGCCTTCGATGATTTCGTGCGCTTCTGGCGCCATCCCGCGCGCGCGCTTCTGCGTGACCGGCTCGGCATCGCGCTGGTGGACGCCGAGGCCGAACTCGACGCCAACGAGCCGTTCGAACTGGGCTTCGCGGGTCGCGACGCGCTTGCCGCGCGCGTGTTGCCCGCGCTGCTCGAAGCCGCCGAAGATGGCGACCGCGCCGCGCGCGAACGTGCGAGACGCGTCGCGCGCGCGAGTCCGGAAATGCCGGGCGGCGCGACAGGCGGCGTGTGGCAGGCGCGCGAGCTGCATGCGCTGGGTCTTCTGGCGGAGCGCGTGCGCGCGTCGACGGCGGCGGGCGTCGAGCGTCTGCCGTTCTCGCTCGATCTCGCGCCGCGCTGGCCCGACACGGCCGGTGTCGCGCTGTTCGGCGCCTATGACGACGCGCTCGTCGACGTGCGGCCGATGACGCTCGTCGGCACGCTCAACGCGCTGACGCCGCAGGGCCAGGTGATCTATCGCTATGACGCGCCGCGCGCGCGCGATTACCTGTCCGCATGGCTCGCGCATCTTGCCTACTGCGCGGCGCTGCCCGAAGGGCCGCGCCGCACGATATGGCACGGACGCGGTGCGCAATCGGCGGATTTCGAGTTGACGCCCGTCGCCGATCCGCTCGCGCATCTGGCGGCGCTTGCGGCGCTGTATCGCGCCGGACGGCGCATGCCGCTCAGATTCTTTCCGAAGAGCGCGTGGCTCAAGGTGAAGGAGGGCGATTCGAAAGCGCAGGCCGCGTGGGAATCCGAACGCACGCGCGCCGAATCCGATGACCCCGTATTTCGCATCGCGTTCCGAGGCACGGACCTCGCGCTCGACGACACTTTCGCCGCATTCGCGCGCATCGTGTACGACCCGCTCGTGCAACATCTGCGGAGCGGCGCATGA